A window of the Henckelia pumila isolate YLH828 chromosome 3, ASM3356847v2, whole genome shotgun sequence genome harbors these coding sequences:
- the LOC140887488 gene encoding AUGMIN subunit 5 isoform X2, translated as MSGQLAQPEAILEWLQKEMGYRPLGPYASSAKASMPTADSLQKISRGNMIPVWNFLLKRVKSEKTVENIRRNIIVHGYDDGIWSKERRKEELRVGKEGLGESSTREIALQERELAEKEVERLRQIVRRQRKQLKTKMIEVSREEAERKRMLDERSNYRHKKVMLEAYDQQSNEAAKIFSEYHKRLRYYVNQARDAKRSSIDSHVEIVSSFHANSEKEALHSTVKGAKSADDVILIETARERSIRKVCEYLAVQMYEKILGSFPAFEGVGIHTNPQLEASKLGIDTDGDLPIEIRDIIVDCLKSPPHLLLAITSYTQGLKNHIIKEIDKTDVRADAEILRYKYENDVITEASSNDGNSPLQYHLYGNGKIGDDGLARGTGNQLLERQKAHVQQFLATEDELNKAAEARNMSQLLLKRLHGSSDAISSHSLIAGPSQNMSSLRQLELEVWAKEREATGLRASLNTLMSEVHRLNTLCAERKEAENSLRKKWKKIEEFDDRRSELELIYNTLLRANMDAASFWSQQPLAAREYASSTIIPACNVVMDISNNAKDQIDNEVSAFYRSPDNNLYMLPSTPQALLESMSANGSTGPEAVVTAERNAALLTARAGARDPSAVPSICRISAALQYPAESSL; from the exons ATGTCGGGCCAGCTAGCCCAGCCAGAGGCTATTCTCGAGTGGCTTCAGAAGGAAATGGGCTACCGGCCTTTGGGTCCATATGCATCGTCCGCCAAGGCATCAATGCCGACGGCAGATTCCCTCCAGAAGATTTCTCGAGGGAACATGATTCCTGTTTGGAATTTTTTACTGAAGAGGGTGAAATCTGAGAAGACTGTGGAAAACATACGCCGGAATATCATTGTTCATGGCTATGACGATGGAATATGGAGTAAAGAGCGGAGGAAGGAGGAATTGAGAGTTGGGAAGGAGGGACTGGGGGAGAGCAGTACCAGGGAAATTGCATTGCAGGAAAGGGAGTTGGCAGAGAAGGAAGTGGAGAGGTTGAGACAGATTGTGAGACGGCAGCGCAAGCAGTTGAAGACCAAGATGATTGAGGTCTCAAGGGAGGAAGCTGAGCGCAAGCGGATGCTCGATGAACGTTCCAATTATAG GCACAAGAAGGTAATGTTGGAGGCATATGATCAACAGAGTAATGAAGCAGCAAAAATATTCTCTGAATACCATAAACGTCTTCGATACTATGTCAACCAAGCTAGGGATGCTAAGCGATCTAGCATTGATTCCCATGTTGAAATAGTTTCGAGTTTCCATGCAAATAGTGAAAAAGAAGCACTACATTCAACTGTTAAAGGAGCCAAATCCGCAGATGATGTGATTCTCATCGAGACTGCAAGAGAAAGAAGTATTCGGAAAGTGTGTGAATATCTTGCTGTGCAGATGTATGAAAAGATCCTTGGCTCTTTTCCAGCATTTGAAGGGGTCGGTATTCACACAAATCCTCAATTGGAAGCTTCTAAATTAGGCATTGACACTGATGGTGATTTACCTATTGAGATTAGAGATATCATAGTAGATTGCCTAAAAAGTCCTCCTCACCTGCTGTTGGCAATCACTTCGTACACCCAAGGACTGAAAAATCACATCATTAAAGAAATAGATAAAACTGATGTGAGAGCTGATGCAGAAATATTAAG GTACAAATATGAGAATGATGTTATAACTGAGGCTTCTTCCAATGATGGAAACTCACCGTTACAATATCACCTTTACGGCAATGGGAAGATTGGAGATGATGGTCTTGCAAGAGGGACAGGAAATCAGCTTCTGGAGAGACAG AAAGCACACGTGCAGCAATTCTTGGCCACAGAAGATGAACTCAACAAAGCTGCAGAAGCTAGAAACATGAGTCAGCTACTTCTAAAACGCCTTCATGGAAGTAGTGATGCAATTTCATCACATTCGCTAATCGCAGGACCATCACAGAATATGAGCAGTCTTCGGCAACTTGag TTAGAGGTTTGGGCCAAGGAAAGAGAAGCTACTGGATTACGGGCTAGCTTGAACACGTTGATGTCTGAAGTGCATCGCTTGAATACATTATGTGCCGAGAGGAAGGAAGCAGAGAATTCTCTGAGGAAGAAGTGGAAGAAGATTGAAGAGTTTGATGATCGCAGATCTGAGTTGGAACTGATCTACAATACATTACTTAGGGCAAACATG GATGCTGCTTCTTTCTGGAGTCAGCAACCGTTAGCTGCCAGGGAGTATGCATCAAGCACCATAATTCCAGCTTGTAATGTTGTTATGGACATATCTAACAATGCAAAAGATCAGATTGACAATGAGGTTTCAGCTTTTTATAGAAGTCCTGATAACAACCTTTACATGCTTCCATCAACACCTCAG GCTCTCCTGGAGTCCATGAGTGCAAATGGTTCTACTGGACCTGAAGCTGTTGTTACTGCTGAAAGAAATGCAGCGTTGCTGACAGCTAGAGCTGGTGCCAGAGATCCTTCTGCTGTTCCTTCTATATGTCGCATATCTGCTGCCCTGCAGTATCCTGCTG AAAGCTCACTATAA